One genomic region from Sphingomicrobium aestuariivivum encodes:
- a CDS encoding segregation and condensation protein A: protein MGDVVLHPVVEDEGLTLHLEHWEGPLDLLLDLARGQKVDLIEISILELTEQFIAYIERAKALQLEVAADYLVMAAWLAYLKSCLLLPKDPEVDPSPEELAWRLQQRLMRLDAMREAGARLLGRDRVGRDVFLRAAPEGLRTERKSRWQVSAYDLFAAYGQVRARTQPAMHVVHDRKVMTLETAMERLQSMLGFAVEWTDLRKFLPKSGDKAFLKSCLASSFLASLELARTGMIELEQEEAFGTVKVKRGR from the coding sequence ATGGGGGACGTGGTCTTGCATCCGGTGGTCGAGGACGAGGGGCTGACGCTCCACCTCGAGCATTGGGAAGGCCCGCTCGATCTCCTGCTCGACCTCGCCCGCGGGCAGAAGGTCGACCTCATCGAGATCTCGATCCTCGAGCTGACCGAGCAGTTCATCGCCTATATCGAGCGCGCCAAGGCGCTGCAGCTCGAGGTGGCGGCGGACTATCTCGTGATGGCGGCGTGGCTGGCCTATCTCAAGAGCTGCCTCCTCCTGCCCAAGGATCCCGAGGTCGATCCCAGTCCCGAGGAACTGGCGTGGCGGCTGCAGCAGCGGCTGATGCGCCTCGATGCGATGCGCGAGGCCGGCGCGCGGCTCCTGGGACGCGACCGCGTCGGGCGAGACGTCTTCCTGCGGGCGGCGCCCGAGGGGCTGAGGACCGAGCGCAAGTCGCGCTGGCAGGTCAGCGCCTATGATCTTTTCGCGGCCTACGGGCAGGTGCGCGCGCGCACCCAGCCCGCGATGCATGTGGTGCATGACCGCAAGGTGATGACGCTGGAGACGGCGATGGAGCGGCTGCAGTCGATGCTCGGCTTTGCGGTCGAGTGGACCGATCTCCGGAAATTCCTGCCCAAGAGCGGGGACAAGGCATTTTTGAAGAGCTGCCTTGCCTCCTCCTTCCTCGCCAGCCTCGAACTGGCGCGCACGGGCATGATCGAGCTGGAGCAGGAAGAGGCGTTCGGGACGGTGAAGGTGAAGCGCGGGCGATGA
- a CDS encoding nucleoside-diphosphate sugar epimerase produces MAGNHTQRIALIGATGLIGSNLLRHLEGRPLLSLARRASLPGREGWREKVGPMERWPALLEGEQVDVAVAAIGTTWRKVGNWEDFDRIDRHGVVEFARAAHLAGARQLVVVSSSMADAGAKNRYLKIKGQMEADVASIGFDRVDILRPGLLKGERQERRLKEGLGIMLSPLLDMVVPKKLRSIEAATVAGAIAALAGREGEGVTIHHNPDIRALAAETETGS; encoded by the coding sequence ATGGCGGGGAATCACACGCAACGCATCGCCCTTATCGGCGCGACCGGCCTGATCGGCTCGAACCTCTTGCGCCACCTCGAGGGGCGGCCGTTGCTCAGCCTTGCGCGGCGTGCATCGCTGCCCGGGCGCGAGGGCTGGCGCGAGAAGGTAGGGCCGATGGAACGCTGGCCTGCGCTGCTCGAAGGCGAGCAGGTGGACGTCGCGGTGGCGGCGATCGGGACGACCTGGAGGAAGGTCGGCAACTGGGAGGATTTCGACCGCATCGACCGCCACGGCGTGGTCGAGTTCGCACGCGCGGCGCATCTTGCAGGGGCGCGGCAACTGGTCGTGGTGTCCTCCTCGATGGCCGATGCGGGTGCGAAGAACCGCTATCTCAAGATCAAGGGGCAGATGGAGGCCGATGTGGCGAGCATCGGGTTTGACCGGGTCGATATCCTGCGCCCGGGGCTGCTCAAGGGCGAACGGCAGGAACGTCGGTTGAAGGAAGGGCTCGGCATCATGCTGTCGCCGCTGCTCGACATGGTCGTGCCGAAGAAATTGCGCTCGATCGAGGCGGCGACGGTGGCGGGCGCCATCGCCGCGCTGGCGGGGCGCGAAGGCGAAGGGGTGACGATCCATCACAATCCCGACATCCGGGCGCTGGCGGCGGAGACGGAGACGGGATCATGA
- a CDS encoding twin-arginine translocase TatA/TatE family subunit, which translates to MGNIGLPGILILAFLILLLFGRGRFSSLMGDVAQGLKSFKKGMAEEDEPKRPAEPRQLPREDQTIEAEVKRDREQDKPGA; encoded by the coding sequence ATGGGCAATATCGGCCTTCCCGGTATCCTCATCCTCGCCTTCCTCATCCTGCTCCTGTTCGGGCGCGGGCGTTTTTCCAGCCTGATGGGCGATGTCGCGCAGGGGCTGAAGAGCTTCAAGAAGGGCATGGCCGAGGAGGACGAACCCAAGCGTCCCGCCGAGCCGCGCCAGCTGCCGCGCGAGGACCAGACCATCGAGGCCGAGGTGAAGCGCGACCGCGAGCAGGACAAGCCCGGGGCCTAA
- a CDS encoding deoxyguanosinetriphosphate triphosphohydrolase, with translation MLDPRLRSDPHQSRGRLHDEDDRGPRGPRDAFQRDRDRIIHSVAFRRLRHKTQVFVAPDGDHYRVRLTHSLEVAQIGRAMARTLGLNEDLTEALCLAHDLGHPPFGHAGEDALEEAVASAGGFDHNGHSLRILTLLECPYPGHDGLNLTWETLEGLAKHNGPVTAPGWALEEVDAAHGLELGSHASLEAQLAAIADDIAYDNHDVDDGLRAGILDLDALLEVPLVKRHWQAIEARHPGLDPDRKRAALTRDMIGTMVGDVLGETRARIAAAGVETVDEVRAAGKPLVGFSPQMAAEERALKKHLYANLYDSPPLQPIRRGAKQVVAGLAQALVERPELLPEGWVRGDSEQDRLRGIADYIAGMTDPFAISKHRKWVGPVEIDDRF, from the coding sequence TTGCTCGACCCGCGCCTGAGGAGCGATCCCCACCAGTCCCGCGGTCGATTGCATGACGAGGATGATCGAGGGCCCCGAGGGCCCCGCGATGCCTTCCAGCGCGACCGCGACCGGATCATCCATTCGGTCGCCTTCCGGCGGCTCCGGCACAAGACGCAGGTGTTCGTGGCGCCCGATGGCGACCATTATCGCGTCCGCCTGACGCACAGCCTCGAGGTGGCGCAGATCGGGCGCGCGATGGCGCGCACGCTGGGGTTGAACGAGGATCTCACCGAGGCGCTGTGCCTCGCGCACGACCTCGGCCATCCGCCCTTCGGTCATGCCGGCGAGGATGCCCTCGAGGAAGCGGTCGCAAGCGCCGGGGGCTTCGACCACAATGGCCACAGCCTTCGCATCCTCACCCTGCTCGAATGTCCCTATCCCGGGCATGACGGACTGAACCTGACGTGGGAGACGCTCGAGGGGCTGGCCAAGCATAACGGGCCGGTGACGGCGCCGGGCTGGGCACTCGAGGAAGTGGATGCGGCGCACGGGCTCGAACTCGGCAGCCACGCCAGCCTCGAGGCGCAGCTGGCGGCGATCGCCGATGACATCGCCTATGACAATCATGACGTCGACGATGGCCTTCGCGCAGGGATCCTCGACCTCGACGCGCTGCTCGAGGTGCCGCTGGTCAAACGCCACTGGCAGGCGATCGAGGCGCGGCACCCGGGGCTCGATCCCGACCGCAAACGCGCCGCGCTGACGCGCGACATGATCGGCACGATGGTCGGTGACGTGCTGGGCGAGACGCGCGCGCGGATCGCGGCGGCGGGCGTCGAGACGGTCGATGAGGTGCGCGCGGCGGGCAAGCCGCTGGTGGGCTTCTCGCCGCAGATGGCGGCGGAGGAGCGCGCGCTGAAGAAACATCTCTACGCCAACCTCTATGACAGCCCGCCGCTCCAGCCGATCCGGCGCGGGGCCAAACAGGTGGTGGCGGGGCTGGCGCAGGCGCTGGTCGAGCGGCCCGAACTGCTGCCCGAAGGCTGGGTGCGCGGGGACAGCGAACAGGACCGGCTGCGCGGCATCGCCGACTATATCGCGGGGATGACCGACCCCTTCGCCATCTCGAAGCATCGCAAGTGGGTCGGGCCGGTCGAGATCGACGACCGCTTCTGA
- a CDS encoding D-Ala-D-Ala carboxypeptidase family metallohydrolase: protein MSTLLIAALMMAPASAAPASSEVESAAAPRLRVVTAPGLRARASALAAPSLTAAPQPVVAAAIAFDMSAAAALGARWGTVTSTYRSPAHNRRVGGVPNSYHLRNRAIDIARAPGVRHHQIAAAYRAAGYRLIESLDEGDHSHFAFADGAARPARPIATIVGSEDEPTRWRLVFAPKRN, encoded by the coding sequence ATGTCGACCTTGCTCATCGCCGCGCTGATGATGGCACCGGCCTCTGCCGCGCCGGCATCGTCGGAAGTGGAGAGCGCCGCCGCGCCGCGCCTTCGCGTGGTGACCGCGCCGGGGCTCAGGGCGCGCGCTTCGGCGCTCGCCGCGCCCTCGCTGACCGCCGCGCCGCAGCCGGTCGTGGCCGCGGCCATCGCCTTCGACATGAGCGCGGCCGCCGCGCTGGGCGCGCGCTGGGGCACGGTCACCTCGACCTATCGCAGCCCCGCGCACAACCGCCGTGTCGGCGGGGTCCCCAACAGCTATCACTTGCGCAACCGCGCCATCGACATCGCCCGCGCGCCGGGCGTGCGCCACCACCAGATCGCGGCCGCCTATCGCGCCGCCGGTTACCGGCTGATCGAGAGCCTCGACGAGGGTGATCATTCGCATTTCGCCTTTGCCGACGGGGCGGCGCGGCCGGCCCGCCCGATCGCGACCATCGTCGGGTCGGAGGACGAGCCGACCCGCTGGCGGCTGGTGTTCGCGCCCAAGCGCAACTGA
- the scpB gene encoding SMC-Scp complex subunit ScpB, translating into MTNNASEDFSRKVEAVLFASDEPLGVDDIAAHAGEGDVKAALAALADHYEGRGIELVERGKRWHFQTAGDLAHLLRRTREEPRKLSRAGTECLAIIAYHEPVTRAEIEAIRGVQISKGTLDVLMEAGWIRTAGRREVPGRPLQYATTKDFLTHFGLESRRDLPGLEDLKAAGLLDPLDEEALELALGGGDGDAEDDDEVELDDEDV; encoded by the coding sequence ATGACCAACAACGCGAGTGAGGATTTTTCGCGCAAGGTGGAAGCCGTGCTGTTCGCGTCCGACGAGCCGTTGGGCGTCGACGACATCGCGGCCCACGCGGGCGAGGGCGATGTGAAGGCGGCGCTGGCCGCGCTGGCGGACCATTATGAGGGGCGCGGCATCGAGCTGGTGGAGCGGGGCAAGCGCTGGCATTTCCAGACCGCGGGCGATCTGGCGCATCTCCTCCGGCGCACGCGCGAGGAGCCGCGCAAGCTCAGCCGCGCAGGGACCGAGTGCCTCGCCATCATCGCCTATCACGAGCCGGTGACGCGCGCGGAAATCGAGGCCATTCGTGGCGTGCAGATTTCGAAGGGCACGCTCGATGTGTTGATGGAAGCCGGCTGGATCCGCACGGCGGGGCGGCGCGAGGTGCCGGGGCGGCCGCTGCAATATGCCACGACCAAGGACTTCCTCACCCATTTCGGGCTGGAAAGCCGCCGCGACCTGCCGGGGCTGGAGGACCTGAAGGCGGCCGGGCTGCTCGATCCGCTCGACGAGGAAGCGCTCGAACTCGCGCTTGGGGGCGGCGACGGGGACGCCGAAGATGATGACGAGGTGGAACTGGACGACGAAGACGTCTAA
- a CDS encoding SPOR domain-containing protein, with amino-acid sequence MSVEDEERLPWLEAVDDQQDTRQISATKIAAGAGLVLVGLIAVALTTFMLGRESGGGAPTLIEAPEEPYKTRPENPGGLDLSEDSGTAHATSVGEDPDAKLDTSKMDEDVPRIVVEEPEPAPAPKPAPTRTATAEPSPAPTPAPAASGGTGPLIQLAAYSSRAQAEKGWALLSSRFSQVAALEKVIQQATVNGATVYRLRARAADAGQARAACNALDAAGEACVILN; translated from the coding sequence ATGAGCGTCGAGGACGAAGAACGCCTGCCGTGGCTCGAAGCGGTCGATGACCAGCAGGACACGCGCCAGATCTCGGCGACCAAGATCGCAGCGGGCGCGGGGCTTGTGCTCGTCGGCCTCATCGCGGTCGCGCTGACCACCTTCATGCTGGGCCGCGAGAGCGGCGGCGGCGCGCCGACCCTGATCGAGGCGCCCGAGGAGCCCTACAAGACGCGGCCCGAAAATCCCGGCGGGCTCGACCTGTCGGAAGATAGCGGGACGGCGCATGCCACCAGCGTGGGCGAGGATCCCGATGCCAAGCTCGATACCTCGAAAATGGACGAGGACGTGCCGCGCATCGTGGTCGAGGAGCCCGAGCCGGCACCGGCGCCCAAGCCCGCGCCGACGCGCACGGCCACCGCGGAGCCGTCGCCTGCGCCGACGCCCGCGCCGGCGGCGAGCGGTGGCACCGGTCCGCTCATCCAGCTGGCGGCCTATTCGAGCCGCGCGCAGGCCGAGAAGGGCTGGGCGCTATTGTCCTCGCGCTTCTCCCAGGTCGCGGCGCTAGAAAAGGTGATCCAGCAGGCCACCGTCAATGGCGCCACCGTCTATCGCCTGCGCGCGCGGGCGGCCGACGCAGGCCAGGCACGGGCGGCCTGTAACGCGCTTGACGCGGCAGGCGAGGCCTGCGTGATCCTCAACTGA
- the argS gene encoding arginine--tRNA ligase, producing the protein MSLYARFQDKLEAILAELVTEGVLPDGISTRAVAVEPPRDASHGDLATNAAMVLAKPAGTNPRALAGEIAPRLEKLEGVTAAQIAGPGFINMRLDPDIWNEELEAIIAEGGDYGRTPAGENARTINVEYVSANPTGPMHMGHSRGAVVGDALASLLEWAGRKVTREYYVNDAGAQVDTLARSAHLRYREALGEDIGEIPEGLYPGDYLVPVGEALATEYGDAFAGAPEADWLPVFKPFVVEKMMDMIRKDLALLGIHHDLFSSEAELQASGKVDEAMETLKSKGLVYQGVLEPPKGETPDDWEPVELTLFRSTEFGDDQDRPMKKSDGSWTYFGADAAYHYQKAEKADHLVNIWGADHAGTVKRVQSAVTALTGGEKGLDVKLVQMVRLFRDGEPVKMSKRSGNFVTLAEMVEEVGKDVVRFMMLTRKADAPLDFDFAKVTEASKENPVFYVQYAHARISSLQRKAAAAGLDAGEANLDLLDDVERGLVKQAAQFPRVVRLAADAYEPHRIAFYLYDLAAAFHASWNRGNDDPGKRFLIEDQPELSRARLELARAIGQVLKNGLAIMGVEAAEEMR; encoded by the coding sequence ATGTCGCTCTACGCCCGTTTCCAGGACAAGCTCGAGGCCATCCTCGCCGAACTCGTGACCGAGGGCGTGCTGCCCGACGGCATTTCGACGCGCGCCGTCGCGGTCGAACCGCCGCGCGATGCGAGCCACGGCGACCTTGCCACCAATGCCGCGATGGTGCTGGCCAAGCCGGCGGGCACCAATCCGCGCGCGCTGGCGGGCGAGATCGCGCCGCGGCTCGAAAAGCTCGAGGGCGTGACGGCAGCCCAGATCGCGGGGCCCGGCTTTATCAACATGCGGCTCGATCCGGACATCTGGAACGAGGAACTGGAAGCGATCATCGCGGAGGGCGGCGACTATGGCCGCACGCCCGCCGGCGAGAATGCGCGTACCATCAATGTCGAATATGTGAGCGCCAACCCGACGGGCCCGATGCACATGGGGCACAGCCGCGGCGCTGTGGTCGGCGATGCGCTGGCGAGCCTGCTCGAATGGGCGGGGCGCAAGGTGACGCGCGAATATTATGTCAACGATGCCGGCGCGCAGGTCGACACGCTCGCCCGCTCGGCGCACCTTCGCTATCGCGAGGCGCTCGGCGAGGACATTGGCGAGATCCCCGAGGGGCTTTACCCGGGCGACTACCTCGTGCCGGTCGGCGAGGCGCTCGCCACGGAATATGGCGACGCCTTTGCGGGCGCGCCCGAAGCTGATTGGCTCCCCGTCTTCAAGCCCTTCGTGGTCGAAAAGATGATGGACATGATCCGCAAGGACCTGGCGCTCCTCGGCATCCATCACGACCTGTTCAGTTCGGAGGCCGAACTGCAGGCCTCGGGCAAGGTCGACGAGGCAATGGAGACGCTGAAGTCCAAGGGGCTCGTCTACCAGGGCGTGCTCGAACCGCCCAAGGGCGAGACGCCCGACGACTGGGAGCCGGTGGAGCTCACCCTGTTCCGCTCGACCGAGTTCGGCGACGACCAGGATCGCCCGATGAAGAAGTCGGACGGCAGCTGGACCTATTTCGGCGCCGATGCGGCCTATCATTACCAGAAGGCCGAAAAGGCCGACCATCTCGTCAACATCTGGGGCGCCGACCATGCGGGCACGGTCAAGCGCGTCCAGTCGGCCGTGACCGCGCTCACGGGCGGCGAGAAGGGCCTCGACGTCAAGCTGGTGCAGATGGTGCGCCTGTTCCGCGACGGCGAACCGGTGAAGATGTCCAAGCGCTCGGGCAATTTCGTCACGCTGGCGGAGATGGTCGAGGAAGTCGGCAAGGACGTGGTGCGCTTCATGATGCTCACCCGCAAGGCCGATGCGCCTTTGGACTTCGACTTTGCCAAGGTGACCGAGGCATCGAAGGAAAACCCCGTCTTCTACGTACAGTATGCGCATGCGCGCATCTCCAGCCTCCAGCGCAAGGCCGCCGCGGCGGGGCTCGATGCGGGCGAGGCGAACCTCGACCTGCTCGACGATGTCGAACGCGGGCTGGTGAAACAGGCGGCGCAATTCCCGCGCGTGGTGCGGCTGGCGGCCGATGCCTATGAGCCGCATCGCATCGCTTTCTATCTCTACGACCTCGCGGCGGCCTTCCACGCCAGCTGGAACCGCGGCAATGACGATCCGGGCAAGCGCTTCCTCATCGAGGACCAGCCCGAGCTGTCGCGCGCAAGGCTGGAACTGGCGCGCGCGATCGGGCAGGTCCTGAAGAACGGGCTTGCGATCATGGGGGTCGAGGCCGCCGAGGAGATGCGCTGA
- the nagZ gene encoding beta-N-acetylhexosaminidase, whose protein sequence is MQAVIYGLSGPTLTREEKAFFTDANPAGYILFGRNVETVEQVRALTDELRSLHGRDRLPILIDQEGGRVARMRPPNFPDFPAMGMFAKLYDTAPSSAIEAARVNARAIGLLLKECGVSVDALPVLDVRQKGADEIVGDRSLGDEPMKVAALGRAVIDGLHSAGIVSIIKHIPGHGRALVDSHKDRPTVTATGPELDLDLAPFETLAWAPMGMIAHIVYEAWDPDHIASQSSLVIQDIVRGRIGFDGWLMSDDLNMAAMEGSVAERAIGVIYAGCDVALHCSGKMEEMVSVAEVIPDLTEAGKRRMDEAMALEADDEPLDMAEAIAKRDELLKLA, encoded by the coding sequence ATGCAAGCGGTGATTTACGGGCTGTCGGGCCCGACTCTGACGAGAGAAGAAAAGGCCTTTTTCACGGACGCCAACCCGGCGGGATATATCCTGTTCGGGCGCAACGTGGAGACGGTGGAACAGGTGCGCGCGCTCACCGACGAGCTGCGCTCCTTGCACGGGCGCGACCGGCTGCCGATCCTGATCGACCAGGAAGGCGGGCGGGTGGCGCGCATGCGGCCGCCGAACTTCCCGGACTTTCCGGCGATGGGGATGTTCGCCAAGCTATACGATACGGCTCCCTCCTCGGCGATCGAGGCGGCGCGGGTCAATGCGCGCGCGATCGGGCTCCTGCTCAAGGAGTGCGGTGTTAGCGTCGATGCGCTGCCCGTGCTCGACGTGCGCCAGAAGGGCGCCGACGAGATCGTCGGCGACCGCTCGCTCGGCGATGAGCCGATGAAGGTCGCAGCGCTCGGCCGTGCGGTGATCGACGGGCTGCATTCGGCGGGCATCGTCTCGATCATCAAGCATATCCCGGGGCATGGCCGCGCGCTGGTCGACAGCCACAAGGACCGGCCGACCGTGACCGCGACGGGCCCCGAGCTCGATCTCGACCTCGCCCCCTTCGAGACGCTCGCCTGGGCGCCGATGGGGATGATCGCGCATATCGTCTACGAGGCTTGGGACCCCGACCATATCGCGAGCCAGTCGAGCCTCGTCATCCAGGATATCGTGCGCGGCCGCATCGGCTTCGACGGCTGGCTGATGAGCGATGACCTCAACATGGCGGCGATGGAAGGCTCGGTCGCCGAGCGCGCCATCGGCGTCATCTACGCGGGCTGCGACGTGGCGCTGCATTGCTCGGGCAAGATGGAAGAGATGGTCTCGGTCGCCGAGGTCATCCCCGACCTGACCGAGGCGGGCAAGCGGCGGATGGACGAGGCGATGGCGCTCGAGGCCGATGACGAGCCGCTCGACATGGCCGAGGCGATCGCCAAGCGCGACGAGCTCCTCAAGCTGGCGTGA
- the tatB gene encoding Sec-independent protein translocase protein TatB: MFGIGGLEILVVGVIALLVVGPKELPGLMRIIGRFVGKMRAYARHFTQGIDNIVREAELEEMEKQWKRQNEEIMKRFPADLYDEQPPMAPEDEVAREGDAARKPGTKSGGDERS; the protein is encoded by the coding sequence ATGTTCGGCATCGGCGGTCTTGAAATCCTCGTGGTCGGGGTGATCGCCCTGTTGGTGGTCGGCCCCAAGGAGCTGCCGGGGCTGATGCGCATCATCGGGCGCTTCGTCGGCAAGATGCGCGCCTATGCGCGCCACTTCACGCAAGGCATCGACAATATCGTCCGCGAGGCCGAGCTCGAGGAAATGGAAAAGCAGTGGAAGCGCCAGAATGAGGAAATCATGAAGCGCTTCCCCGCCGACCTGTACGACGAGCAGCCGCCGATGGCGCCCGAGGACGAGGTCGCTCGCGAGGGCGATGCGGCCCGGAAGCCCGGCACGAAATCCGGCGGGGACGAGCGGTCGTGA